A single region of the Vicia villosa cultivar HV-30 ecotype Madison, WI linkage group LG4, Vvil1.0, whole genome shotgun sequence genome encodes:
- the LOC131594964 gene encoding dnaJ protein ERDJ2A-like — protein MAASEETSALFPIFILTIMAIPIIPYTITKLCRFASKKSKSIHCQCSDCSKSGKYRKSIFKRISSVSTYSNLTLLLLWVAMIILVYYIKNRNTEVEVFDPFSILGLEPGAAESAIKKKYRRLSVQYHPDKNPDPEAHKYFVEHIAKAYQALTDPVARENYEKYGHPDGRQGFQMGIALPQFLLNIDGASGGILLLWIVGVCILLPLVVAVVYLSRSSKYTGNYVMHQTLSTYYYFMKPSLAPNKVMDVFTKAAEYMEIPVRRTDDEPLQKLFMLVRSELNLDLKNIKQEQAKFWKQHPALVKTELLVQAQLTREFATLSPSLASDFRRILETAPRLLEELMKMAVIPRNAQGQGWLRPAIGVVELSQCIIQAVPLSARKTTGGSPEGIAPFLQLPHINETVVKKVARKKVRTFQELYDMDSQERAELLTQTAGLSSDEVQDVEIVLDMMPSLTLDITCETEGEEGIQEGDIVTIHAWINIKRGNGLVPALPHAPYYPFHKEENFWFLLADSVSNNVWFFQKVSFMDEGAAVTAASKTIAESKEGSGATPKETSRAVAEAVEKVKGGSRLVMGKFQAPSEGNYNLTCYCLCDSWLGCDRKTNLKFKVLKRTRAGTRGAVLDEGPIMEDGIEEEEDNEDEEYDDDYESEYSEDEEDDQNSKNKQQAANGTGNKKGKAAAESSSSDEE, from the exons ATGGCGGCTTCGGAGGAGACCAGTGCATTGTTTCCAATATTCATTTTGACAATAATGGCCATTCCTATAATTCCTTATACAATAACTAAGCTATGTCGCTTTGCTTCTAAGAAGTCAAAGAGCATTCACTGCCAGTGTAGTGACTGCTCGAAGTCGGGGAAGTACCGCAAGTCGATATTCAAGAGG ATTTCGAGTGTCTCGACGTATAGTAACTTGACATTATTACTACTCTGGGTGGCTATGATTATTCTGGTTTATTACATAAAGAATAGAAATACTGAG GTTGAAGTTTTTGATCCATTTAGTATTCTTGGATTAGAGCCTGGTGCAGCGGAGTCTgcaataaagaaaaaatataggAGACTTTCTGTTCAGTACCATCCAGATAAAAATCCAGATCCAG AGGCACACAAATACTTTGTTGAGCATATTGCCAAGGCTTATCAAGCTCTGACAGATCCAGTAGCTcgtgaaaattatgaaaaatatggtCATCCTGATGGCAGACAG GGATTTCAAATGGGTATAGCTCTCCCTCAATTCCTGCTTAATATTGATGGGGCATCGGGTGGAATACTGTTGCTTTGGATTGTTGGTGTGTGCATTCTCTTGCCATTGGTTGTGGCTGTTGTCTATCTCTCGAGATCATCAAAGTATACTGGCAATTATGTGATGCATCAAACACTTTCCACTTACTATTACTTCATGAAGCCTTCTTTGGCCCCCAA CAAAGTCATGGACGTCTTCACAAAAGCTGCTGAATACATGGAAATTCCAGTTCGAAGGACTGATGATGAACCTCTTCAAAAGCTTTTTATGTTGGTAAGGAGTGAGTTGAATCTTGACCTCAAGAACATTAAACAGGAGCAAGCCAAGTTTTGGAAGCAACATCCTGCACTGGTTAAG ACGGAGCTGTTAGTTCAAGCTCAGTTGACTCGTGAATTTGCAACCTTGTCTCCATCTTTAGCTAGTGATTTCAGACGGATTTTGGAAACCGCACCTCGCTTGCTTGAAGAGTTGATGAAG ATGGCAGTTATACCACGCAATGCTCAGGGACAAGGGTGGCTGAGACCTGCAATTGGTGTTGTTGAGCTTTCTCAATGTATCATCCAG GCTGTTCCTCTCAGTGCTAGAAAGACTACTGGTGGATCACCCGAAGGCATTGCACCATTTCTGCAGCTGCCACATATTAATGAGACCGTTGTTAAGAAGGTGGCCCGTAAG AAAGTAAGAACATTTCAGGAACTTTATGACATGGACTCACAGGAGCGAGCTGAGCTACTTACTCAAACAGCAGGGTTATCTTCTGACGAAGTGCAAGACGTTGAGATTGTACTGGATATGATGCCTTCCTTGACCCTTGACATAACTTGTGAGACTGAAGGAGAAGAGGGTATACAAGAAGGCGATATTGTTACTATCCATGCTTGGATTAATATTAAAAGGGGTAATGGCCTTGTCCCTGCCCTTCCGCATGCACCCTACTACCCATTTCACAAGGAAGAGAATTTCTGGTTTTTGCTTGCGGATTCTGTTTCGAACAATGTGTGGTTTTTTCAGAAGGTTAGTTTCATGGATGAAGGTGCTGCTGTAACGGCTGCTTCTAAGACAATTGCAGAATCTAAAGAGGGTTCCGGAGCAACTCCGAAGGAGACCAGTAGGGCAGTTGCAGAAGCAGTGGAGAAGGTGAAGGGGGGCTCTAGATTGGTAATGGGCAAGTTCCAGGCCCCATCGGAGGGTAACTATAATTTGACTTGCTATTGTTTGTGCGATTCTTGGTTGGGCTGTGACAGGAAAACTAATTTGAAGTTCAAAGTTTTGAAACGCACTCGGGCTGGCACTAGGGGTGCTGTTTTGGACGAGGGACCTATCATGGAGGATGGAATTGAGGAGGAAGAGGACAATGAGGATGAAGAGTATGATGATGACTATGAGAGCGAGTAtagtgaagatgaagaagatgatcaaaactcaaaaaacaagcaacaaGCTGCTAATGGAACCGGGAATAAAAAAGGCAAAGCTGCTGCTGAAAGTTCAAGCTCTGATGAAGAAtga